From the genome of Actinomycetota bacterium, one region includes:
- a CDS encoding MFS transporter, whose product MSDHPISRPASPSFPVAPSRNRGALTAGAAAALILTVAILAGSRNLDNFDVALLGYAIGTIFLGFGVAYRTVLWAQSPAARRYLLRGWKAILKPGPDLPKSEVPKTVVSTLLLQRFIAERSTARWLAHQGLFWGVISATLITFPLTFGFIHFRAVAGTESLYWIYMNGVRTIKIDALGIVGWMMFHGLNFSAVLVIGGGAWFLHKRWTERGNNLTRFGRDLLPLLALIAISVTGLLLTVSSALMDGFAYQPLAFIHMCTVVLTLVWIPFGKFFHTIQRPAMIGVHLHKQASLASGGALACRECGAGIEGAVFVSDLQRTMNELGLDYAGWVETCPACKRIARGAQYRDRVKAGF is encoded by the coding sequence GTGAGCGACCACCCGATCTCCCGTCCCGCGTCCCCCTCCTTCCCGGTTGCGCCGTCCCGGAACCGGGGTGCCCTGACCGCGGGAGCCGCCGCCGCGCTGATTCTGACGGTTGCGATTCTGGCCGGCAGCCGCAACCTGGACAACTTCGACGTCGCCCTGCTCGGCTATGCGATCGGCACCATCTTCCTGGGGTTCGGCGTCGCCTACCGCACGGTTCTTTGGGCGCAGAGCCCGGCCGCCCGGCGCTACCTGCTGCGGGGGTGGAAGGCGATTCTCAAGCCCGGCCCCGACCTGCCGAAGTCCGAGGTGCCCAAAACTGTGGTGTCGACCCTTCTGCTGCAGCGGTTCATCGCCGAACGTAGCACCGCCCGCTGGCTGGCCCACCAGGGCCTGTTCTGGGGAGTGATATCGGCGACGCTGATCACCTTTCCGCTGACCTTCGGCTTCATCCACTTCCGGGCGGTGGCGGGCACCGAAAGCCTCTACTGGATCTACATGAACGGCGTCCGCACGATCAAGATCGATGCTCTGGGCATCGTTGGCTGGATGATGTTCCACGGGCTGAACTTCTCCGCCGTGCTGGTCATCGGAGGCGGGGCCTGGTTCCTCCACAAACGCTGGACCGAGCGGGGAAACAACCTCACCCGGTTCGGCCGGGACCTGCTGCCGTTGCTGGCTTTGATCGCCATCTCGGTCACCGGGCTGCTCCTGACGGTTTCCAGCGCGCTGATGGACGGGTTCGCCTACCAGCCGCTGGCGTTCATCCACATGTGCACCGTGGTCCTTACGCTGGTCTGGATCCCGTTCGGCAAGTTCTTTCACACGATCCAGCGCCCGGCGATGATCGGCGTCCACCTGCACAAGCAGGCGTCGCTGGCCTCGGGCGGAGCGCTCGCATGCCGGGAGTGCGGGGCCGGGATCGAGGGCGCCGTGTTCGTGAGCGACCTCCAGAGGACCATGAACGAGCTCGGCCTGGACTACGCCGGCTGGGTCGAAACCTGCCCGGCGTGCAAGCGCATCGCCCGGGGCGCCCAGTACAGAGACCGGGTAAAGGCGGGGTTCTGA
- a CDS encoding molybdenum cofactor guanylyltransferase, with translation MDKVTGPHGLLLTGGTSRRMGEDKARSAVGGVPMGTLAGTALLEAASPVLCVGPDPGLGLETVEDDRRGPLAALAIGMRRLAGTGFGGPVLLVACDMPFLTAGLLKLVASELGGAQAAVPVSGGRLQPLAACYAASVLPLAERLVAAGRLSMGSLLDEIEVKEVDQQSWSHLAGPAALTDVDTPAELRAANEAIR, from the coding sequence ATGGACAAAGTGACCGGGCCGCACGGCCTTCTGCTGACCGGCGGGACGTCGCGCCGAATGGGCGAGGACAAAGCCCGGTCGGCGGTCGGCGGGGTCCCCATGGGGACGCTGGCCGGGACGGCCCTGCTGGAAGCGGCCTCCCCGGTGCTTTGCGTGGGACCGGACCCGGGGCTGGGCCTGGAAACCGTCGAGGACGACCGCCGGGGTCCCCTGGCTGCGCTGGCGATCGGGATGAGGCGCCTGGCCGGCACAGGATTCGGCGGGCCGGTGCTCCTGGTGGCGTGCGACATGCCCTTTCTCACCGCCGGCCTGCTGAAGCTGGTGGCATCGGAGCTGGGGGGCGCCCAGGCGGCAGTACCCGTGTCGGGAGGCCGCCTTCAGCCCCTGGCCGCCTGCTACGCCGCAAGCGTGCTGCCGCTGGCCGAGAGGCTGGTTGCCGCCGGCCGGCTTTCCATGGGAAGCCTTCTGGACGAGATCGAGGTCAAGGAGGTCGACCAGCAGAGCTGGAGCCACCTCGCCGGCCCTGCGGCGCTGACCGACGTCGACACCCCGGCCGAACTGCGGGCGGCCAACGAGGCGATCCGTTGA
- the glp gene encoding gephyrin-like molybdotransferase Glp, with protein sequence MRPLLSIEQYRQSILERIPEPRPVTVPLDTAYGCVLAGRLASPHDLPAFPSSAMDGYAVRSADIAAAAEGVPVSLQIEGEVRMGSAPHAEVLEGRAVAVPTGGMLPEGADTVVPVEECRVEGGAVWFCVPSRPGRNVRPAGEDLLAGELVVEAGRRVEAADLGALAAAGFAEVAVYRTPRVVVFSTGNELVEGGGDTGPGQIHESNSFMLRALVRRAGCEATYAGRVPDDPGALLRALEAAPPGDVLLCSGGVSAGRDDPVRRAFEGREEVGCVQVSVQPGRPQAFGVFRDKPFFGLPGNPMASLVSFELFVRPALKKMMGLPPTVDYLNATLDGALEAAPASVRFVPVRLTESGPQLIACSREQRRSNQLAKLAQSDGMAEVPPGAGLNAGEPVRVLSIREW encoded by the coding sequence TTGAGGCCTCTTCTTTCGATCGAGCAGTACCGACAGAGCATTCTGGAACGCATCCCGGAGCCCCGGCCGGTAACCGTCCCCCTGGACACGGCATACGGCTGCGTGCTGGCAGGCCGGCTGGCCTCGCCCCACGACCTGCCCGCTTTCCCCTCCTCTGCGATGGACGGCTACGCCGTGCGAAGCGCGGACATCGCCGCAGCCGCCGAGGGGGTTCCGGTTTCGCTGCAGATCGAGGGTGAGGTCCGGATGGGGAGCGCCCCACACGCCGAGGTGCTCGAGGGCCGGGCCGTGGCCGTACCGACCGGCGGCATGCTGCCTGAGGGGGCCGACACCGTCGTCCCGGTCGAGGAGTGCCGGGTCGAGGGGGGCGCCGTATGGTTCTGCGTCCCCTCCCGTCCGGGCCGCAACGTCCGCCCGGCAGGCGAGGACCTTCTGGCGGGCGAGCTCGTGGTCGAGGCGGGGCGGCGCGTGGAAGCCGCCGACCTCGGCGCCCTGGCCGCGGCGGGGTTCGCAGAGGTCGCGGTCTACCGCACCCCGAGGGTGGTCGTCTTCTCCACCGGGAACGAGCTGGTGGAGGGCGGCGGGGATACCGGGCCGGGCCAGATCCACGAATCGAACTCGTTCATGCTGCGGGCACTCGTTCGCCGGGCCGGGTGCGAAGCGACCTACGCCGGGCGGGTGCCGGACGACCCGGGCGCGCTGCTCCGGGCGCTGGAAGCCGCTCCGCCCGGAGACGTCCTCCTGTGTTCGGGCGGCGTGTCGGCAGGCCGGGATGACCCCGTCCGGCGGGCGTTCGAGGGCAGGGAAGAGGTGGGCTGCGTGCAGGTTTCAGTCCAGCCCGGCCGCCCGCAGGCGTTCGGAGTATTCCGTGACAAGCCGTTCTTCGGCCTGCCGGGCAACCCGATGGCGTCGCTGGTGTCCTTCGAGCTGTTCGTCCGTCCCGCCCTGAAGAAGATGATGGGCCTCCCACCAACGGTCGACTACCTGAACGCCACCCTGGACGGCGCCCTGGAGGCTGCGCCGGCATCCGTGCGGTTCGTGCCGGTACGGCTGACGGAGTCCGGACCACAACTGATTGCGTGCAGCAGGGAGCAGCGCCGCTCCAATCAGCTGGCAAAGCTGGCGCAGTCCGACGGCATGGCCGAGGTGCCGCCGGGCGCCGGGCTGAACGCAGGAGAGCCGGTGAGAGTACTCTCGATTCGAGAGTGGTAA
- a CDS encoding L,D-transpeptidase: MKIRRTLSQRFATTVLLAGMFLASLTGTAAAADGIGSLDILGLLGLKPPPVAQASAPAPPPPGDVPPPPAAAAAPAATLDASSIPANSGAGRRVVYSVSQQRVWLVNEDGSLHGTWLVSGRAGEPNPGSYSVFSRSRHARAQRPGITMEYMVRFVRTAGLPIGFHSIPVNRRGAKIQSIEQLGTYQSLGCVRQRYEDAVVMWEFAQIGTPVIVPN; the protein is encoded by the coding sequence ATGAAGATACGACGAACCCTTTCGCAACGATTCGCCACTACGGTCCTTCTGGCCGGCATGTTCCTGGCGTCGCTCACCGGCACCGCCGCGGCTGCCGACGGAATCGGGTCCCTCGACATCCTTGGACTGCTCGGCTTGAAGCCGCCCCCTGTAGCCCAGGCTTCAGCTCCTGCGCCGCCCCCGCCCGGCGACGTCCCACCCCCTCCCGCAGCCGCCGCCGCACCTGCGGCGACGCTGGACGCCTCGTCGATACCGGCCAACTCCGGCGCCGGCAGGAGGGTCGTCTACTCGGTCAGCCAGCAGAGGGTTTGGCTGGTCAACGAGGACGGTTCGCTGCACGGCACCTGGCTGGTCTCCGGCCGCGCCGGCGAGCCCAACCCCGGCTCCTACTCGGTCTTCTCCCGTTCCCGCCACGCCCGCGCCCAGCGGCCGGGCATCACCATGGAGTACATGGTCCGGTTCGTCCGCACCGCCGGTCTTCCCATCGGCTTCCACTCGATCCCGGTCAACCGCCGGGGCGCCAAGATTCAAAGCATCGAGCAGCTGGGCACCTATCAGAGCCTCGGCTGCGTCCGCCAGAGATACGAGGACGCGGTGGTGATGTGGGAGTTCGCGCAGATCGGCACTCCGGTAATCGTCCCGAACTAG
- a CDS encoding ABC transporter permease — MSSAALVLRQVRFTNKAFWRNPAAAFFTFAFPLLFLVIFTTLFGSADITINGHDVSVATFYITGIAAFSVITACYTNIAMSLTFARDLGVLKRVKGTPLPGWAYLVARMLHAVGIAILLVAICLVFGMLLYDAELPGSSIPAFIVTLAVGAACFSALGMAVTTIVPNADAAPAIVNATILPLLFVSDVFIPLQDPPAWLDMAGKIFPVRHFSEAMQEVFFPSAGSGGFALTHLAVLAAWGGLGLLVAIRRFSWEPRR; from the coding sequence GTGAGCAGCGCGGCTCTGGTCCTGCGGCAGGTCCGGTTCACCAACAAGGCGTTCTGGCGCAACCCTGCCGCCGCCTTCTTCACCTTCGCCTTCCCGCTTTTGTTCCTGGTGATCTTCACTACCCTGTTCGGTTCGGCGGACATCACCATCAACGGCCACGACGTCAGCGTCGCCACCTTCTACATCACCGGGATTGCGGCTTTCTCGGTGATCACCGCCTGCTACACGAACATTGCGATGAGCCTGACCTTCGCCCGGGACCTCGGGGTGCTAAAGCGCGTGAAGGGGACCCCGCTGCCGGGTTGGGCCTACCTGGTCGCCCGCATGCTCCACGCAGTCGGCATAGCGATCCTGCTGGTGGCTATCTGCCTGGTGTTCGGGATGCTGCTCTACGACGCCGAGCTTCCCGGCAGCTCGATCCCGGCGTTCATCGTCACGCTGGCGGTCGGCGCCGCCTGCTTCTCGGCGCTGGGGATGGCGGTGACGACGATCGTGCCGAACGCCGACGCCGCCCCGGCCATCGTCAATGCGACGATCCTGCCGCTGCTGTTCGTCTCGGACGTGTTCATCCCGCTGCAGGATCCGCCGGCCTGGCTGGACATGGCCGGAAAAATTTTCCCCGTCCGGCATTTCAGCGAGGCGATGCAGGAGGTGTTCTTCCCTTCCGCGGGGTCCGGAGGGTTTGCGCTGACCCACCTGGCGGTTCTGGCTGCCTGGGGCGGGTTGGGACTGCTGGTTGCCATCCGGCGGTTCTCCTGGGAGCCCCGCCGGTAA
- a CDS encoding ABC transporter ATP-binding protein — MEISGLHKSYGGLKAVRGVDLEVAEGEVFALLGPNGAGKTTIVEILEGFRSRDSGEVSVLGHDPRDADPAFKSRIGIVLQSTGMDPYLTVAETLELFGGYYPNPRSPEEIMELVGLTEKADVRVTKLSGGQQRRLDVGVGLAGDPDLLFLDEPTTGFDPGARRSAWEMIKGLADIGKTIFLTTHFMDEAQYLADRVAIISAGRIIAQGSPESLAGRDAGATIIRFKLADGAALPGPVRATARESGDFLEFSTANPVHFLHELTGWALAHKVSLEGLEVNRPSLEDVYLELTGAEAPVDEEVE, encoded by the coding sequence ATTGAAATCAGCGGGCTGCACAAGTCCTACGGAGGGCTCAAGGCGGTTCGAGGCGTAGACCTGGAGGTCGCCGAGGGCGAGGTCTTTGCCCTCCTGGGCCCCAACGGCGCCGGCAAGACCACCATCGTCGAGATCCTCGAGGGATTCCGCAGCCGGGACTCCGGGGAGGTCAGCGTCCTCGGCCACGACCCCCGGGACGCGGACCCGGCTTTCAAGTCCCGGATCGGGATCGTCCTGCAGTCGACCGGCATGGACCCCTACCTCACGGTCGCCGAGACCCTGGAGCTGTTCGGGGGCTACTACCCCAACCCCAGGTCGCCCGAGGAGATCATGGAGCTGGTAGGGCTGACCGAGAAGGCCGACGTCCGGGTCACCAAACTTTCCGGCGGGCAGCAGCGGCGGCTCGACGTCGGCGTGGGCCTCGCCGGCGACCCGGACCTGCTGTTCCTGGACGAGCCGACCACCGGCTTCGACCCCGGCGCCCGGCGCAGCGCATGGGAGATGATCAAGGGCCTGGCGGACATCGGGAAGACCATCTTTTTGACCACCCACTTCATGGACGAGGCCCAGTACCTGGCCGACCGGGTGGCGATCATCTCCGCGGGGCGGATCATCGCCCAGGGATCGCCGGAGTCACTGGCGGGCCGGGACGCGGGCGCCACGATCATCCGCTTCAAGCTGGCCGACGGCGCCGCACTGCCGGGCCCGGTGCGGGCGACGGCCCGGGAGTCGGGCGACTTCCTGGAGTTCTCCACCGCCAACCCGGTGCACTTCCTGCACGAGCTGACCGGGTGGGCGCTGGCCCACAAGGTGTCGCTCGAGGGGCTGGAGGTCAACCGTCCCAGCCTGGAGGACGTGTACCTGGAGCTCACCGGGGCGGAAGCGCCGGTTGACGAGGAGGTCGAGTGA